The window GAACAGATCGTAGATTGGCTATCCTCGCCAGCTTTGGGCGATGAGACACAAGCATGGAAAGCCTCCGGCAACACTTCACCGGCGTAGCCTACAAGTACCTGTCTGGAGTAGATACCAGTGCGTCGGGTACCTCTAATCAGCATGAAATAGGCTCCAATAAGCTGATTAATATTTTGGGCGATCCGGATATGACCATCGCACGCTTCGACGGAGAGTTTCTCTATCTCGATGATGATGCAGGCGAGCCTCTTCGTGCATCAGGTCGGCTAAGCTGGTATGACCCTCGCCGCAAAAAAAAGCGAAAGGGGGAAGAATATCGCCTCTACTATCCCGACAATGCAGTCACTTCGCGTATGTTAGAAGGTGATTTCTGCATTTTCGCTAAGCAACCAAGCAATACCGTATGGGTAGTCATTGCTCCAAAAGGCTCCACTGCAGAACGTCAGTTACGCTGGTTGTTCGATATTGATGTCATGCCAAACAACGATGAACTGGAAGTCCAGCAGGTGGATACCCATAGAGCAGTGTCTATGGCTGAGGCTATGATTCTGGAGTCGCTAGGCCTTGAAGTCCGCCTCGATGACGAAACTTGGCTTAATAAGCTCACCAAGAAGTTTGGTTTGGCTTTTCCAAAAACTGCTATTTTTAGTAGTTTTGCGCGAAGAACTTGCAAGCCAAAGATCGATCCATTGATCGACCCGGACGGGGCTCTAACCGCATGGATGGAACATGAGGAAATCCTATTTCGTACCCTTGAGCGGGAGATAGTCCAGAGACAGCTAGATGCTGGCTTCGACAGTGTTGACCACTTCGTGGATTTCTCGTTAAGCGTGCAGAATCGTCGGAAATCTAGAGTCGGTTACGCACTTGAGCACCATCTTGCCGCAGTTTTTGAAGCTCACCAACTTCCGTTTGAGCGACAGGTAATTACAGAAAATCGCTCCAAAGCCGACTTCCTCTTCCCAGGTAAAACTGAATACCACGACAGTCTTTATCCAGACGCAAAGTTAATCATGCTGGCATCGAAGTCCAGCTGCAAGGATCGCTGGCGGCAGGTACTGGCAGAGGCCGTTCGCGTCAAGCGTAAACACCTGTTGACCTTGGAACCAGCAATCAGCACGCATCAAACGAATGAGATGGAGAGCCACAATCTCCAACTTGTGGTCCCCAGAAAGGTGATGCCAACTTACACAGTCAATCAGCAGGCATGGCTGATGGATATCGACGGCTACATCTCTTTTGTCCGTGCAGCCAATAATTAGTCTGTTAGGCCTGCGCTGCCCGACCGTCTTTCTTACGTTGCTGCAATATTTCCTGGAGTTCAACGACAGTAAATGGAGGTGATCGTCGGTGCGCAGCCGAATGGCAATTCGGGCAAAGTGGTATGAGGTCTGTTCTAGGGTCGACAATGTATCCGGGACCAACTTTCGATACCGGCGTGACGTGATGGACTTCAATCAGACCTGCTGCAGCGGGTCCGTACCGTTCACTCATTTCGAGATAACAAACCTTGCAGGCATAGCCATGAATGGCAATCGCAGCGGCGCGGTTGCGTCGGTCGCGCTCATATCGATTAACCTCAATTCGCGTCTTCGCCCCTTCTGGCAGACCGACCACTTCCAGTGATTCGTCCGCAATCTCTTCGGCTTCCAAAGGTAGAAGGGCAACTATTGCGGCAGCCAAGCGTGATGTCCAAAGCTCAATCTCACGCATGTCAGTCTCGGCATCACCCCCATTGATGGCGAGCATCCCCTTACTGATTAACAACCCAAGGCTACGCCACTGATATTCCCAGATCGTATGGTCTTCATAATCACAGGTAGTACCATTAACTGTAAGAAGAACTTCCGCACCCGCCTCACGGCAGGTTGCAAGTATTGCTCCGAAAGTACGACGACAGGCGTCATCAACAGAACTCATTGCATGTATGAGATCTCCAGCGAAGTTACCAGGCCGAAAGTGCACGTCTACTCGACGCCAGCCCACGATGGTTCGAATTGTAAACGTCTGACCAGCAGGATGCCCTGCTGGTAAAAGCTCAAACCAGCGACAGCCATCACCGTCTTGCCCTTCTGTACCAGTAAGCTCAAGTCCTATTTCTGCTGATACCCGCTCCGCGAGCGAGCGTGGATCAAGCGTCATTATCACTCTGCTCCACGTCAGGTTCGGGTAGAGTTTCTACTAACTTTTCTAGAACACGCGAAACTTCATAGCGCATGTCCTTAAGCATCGCCGCCGTACTGTCCTGCAACGTAGACAGCTCTGCTACCGCCAGCGCCCACATCAAGGAGTCGAGTCCTTGCATCGTAACGCTGCGATTTAGGTTTGGAACATAGACCTTGTGATAGTAGGGATGACTCGTGTTGATTTGTACGGCCTTATGCTGATCGATCAGTGCAGGTTGGAACAACAGGCCATTGTTGATTCCGTCCACCGGTTGCACGAAGACTTCACCCGGTCGTTTGGCAGAAGTGATAGTAAGCTTCAGGCGCGTCGTACCGTATTTGTTTTCAACTATGGCTTCGCCGGTATTGAGGTCGGCAACTTTGACCTGCGGTCCTCCTGCTGCTACCTCCCGGTTCCGAATGTTATTATTGGAAATATCGTGCGCACCTACTCCTTTTTTGGAAATCACTTTCTGTTGTCCCTCACGGGAGCGTCGGTTTGCTTCCCGCCTCGGTGCAGGCAGGAATTGCGTTTGCAACCACACTGCAAGGTCCTCATTCAAGATAATTTGCGACTTCTTGATATCGAGGTGGAAGGCGTCATCCAACTTATGATCGAACGAGAACTCGACGCGCAGCAAAGTCGAGTGAGGTTCCTTTTGGTAGAGTCCCAGCCAGTCAGCATCATGAATGAGCCGGTTCTCGCGATAGATATAGATGCCCTGCCGCTCGTTAGACAGCAGCGCAGCCGAGGCGAGCTCGTCGTTTGGAAATTCTTCTCGGCGCGGCAGGATGAAAGCGCGAACGGTGAAAGTAGCAGTGTTCCCGTCCGGTAACACCGTTTCTATCGACTCCTCGGCAAGCAACTCAGAGAGGTTCCGCTGAAACGGGTCCCAAGGTGTAATCGGCTTGCCGTTCAGTTCAATAGTGACAGTCGGAGCGCGTTCGTCATTGACGTCCAAGAAGCGTTGATAAACCATTGCCAAATGGTGCCGTAGAGCATCTTCCTTCGACTTCAAGGCCTTACGGGCAATTTTTCCTGAGGGGTCGGCGTAATCTTTTATCAGCCGGTCCACATTCTCCCAGAGAACCACAGTACCAGCACGGTCTGGAGCCATAGAGTCCAGCAGTTCCAGCGCCTCTTGGTCGCAGGTATCACTGAGAAGCAGAGACCATTTATTGACCTTGGCAACATGGTATAGGTCCCATGTTGCCATCATCGCTGGCGTCCTCCCGTTTGGTCGCGAGATAACAGATAGACGCTTGCAGAACGCTGTCGAGGCAGTCTTAAGTCCGAGGCCATACTTGCCGAGACTGGCTCGGCTCGGCCGGGCCTTGGAGCCATACTGCATGGCATTAAGCAAGCCCTGCCGGTCCATTCCGTCACCATTATCTACGATCAGCAAGCGGATATTGCCCTTCATATCGGCCGCGAGCCAAAGCTGAACCGCCGATGCATTAGCCGCGATCGAGTTGTCGACTATATCGGCAACTGCGGTGTTTAATTCATAACCTGTGTCCCGAAGACCAACTATGACCCGCTCTGGATCGGGCGGCAGTTCAATTTCTTCAATATTGCTCATCATTTCCCTTCCTCAGAGCTGGACTACGCGCCAGCCGGTGCCGAGTTGTAAAACTTTACCCGTACTCTGCGCCTTTTGCTTGCGATTACAAGAGACTCGATAACGATCATTTTCGCGCGACAATATCAACTCGTCTCCGGCTACAAGGCCTGCCTGCCGTGTGTATTTCGTCATCCTGGTGAGCCGATACTCATTGCGAGTACCATCAAAGTTGGCGTTATTGTAGTAAATAAAGGCGAATTCCCAATATTCCCCACTAGCGTCAAGAAAATTAAGGTGGACACGCGGGTTGTACTTGGTGCTATCGAGTACTGGAAAAAATGAAAGCAGCTCGGGCTCCTTCGGAACAAGGATTCCAGCTTGATGACCGCCAGTTTCTCCCGTGTCGTTTGCACTCAGCACCTTCACAATCTGTTTTTCATGCATACGTTAGTTCCCTATCCGATTTGATGGCGAACGACTCAGGGCTGCGACGATATCGCCATAGTCTTCATCCTTGCCCTCAACGCCAATAACTGCCGCGCCTGAAATTTCCCTTTTTCGCCTTAGACGATCATCTACTACATCCTCAACGGTGTCCGCCACCAGTAGACGATGCACAGTGACTGGCAGCTTCTGTCCGCGCCGGTATGCTCGAGCCGAAGCTTGGTCCTCCATGGCTGGATTCCATTCTGGATTGTAATGAATGACATGATTTGCGGCCGTGATGTTGAGACCTGCTCCTCCTGCTTTAGGATTGAGCACAAGGGCGGCAGCTCCTTTGACTACGCTAAACTTGTCGATAAGCGGTTGACGGTCATTGATCGAGAGACGTCCATCAATGACTCCGACGAAGGTTCGATACTGCAGTTCGATATGCCGCGCAATCAAATCTGCCATCGCTGTAAAAGACGTAAAAATGATGACTTTTTCGCCTTTCACGAAGATTTCTTCCACGATTTCATCTAACCGACGAAATTTAGAGAAAGACATGGGGTCGTCCAAGCTAGACGGGGCAACCATTAGGCTCGGATGGGCGCAAAATCGCCTGAGTGAAGTCAGTGCAACCAACGTTGCAGCGGCACCATATTCAACATTGATACGCTCGCGCTCTGCGTCATAAGCAACTGCTTCATGTGCATCCAGTTCCAACACTTGGGGTATATCGATGCGTGGTGGTAGATCTTGCGCTACATCTGCAACACGGCGCCGCAACATTAGTGGTGACACCAACGGCTCCAGCGCCGCCGCACTATCAAGATTGTTCACAAACTGCGCCTCGAAGGTTTTCATATCTCCGAGCTGTCCAGGAAGCACAAAATCCATGATAGACCAGATATCGAGCAACCTATTTTCAACAGGGGTACCTGTCACCGCTAATCCCGAATCCCGCTTTAGACGCTTCACCGCCAGAGTGCGTTGGGCTATTGGGTTCCGGATAAACTGAGCCTCATCGAGGATGACAACCCGCCAGCGAATCATATTGAAAAGACTGTTATCACCAATCGTAGTGTCATACGACGTTATCACCACGTCATATCGATGTAGCTCGGCGGGACGCCCAGTACGGTGCGGGCCGTGATGTTTCAATACCTTCAGATGTGATGCGAATTTGTCAATCTCGCGTCGCCAATTTTCGAGAAGCGAGCCGGGAGCAATGATCAACGCAGGCCGTAGCGGAGCTCCTCCTGAATCGCTGAGGGCGCTGATAATTTGCAACGTTTTACCGAGCCCCATTTCATCAGCCAGTAATCCCCCTAACCCTTCGGCTAAGAGAAACTTGAGCCACCGCCAGCCTGCCAACTGATAATCATATAGCTTCGCCTTCACGCCAGCCGGGAGATCATCCGAGACCGGAGCAAAGACAAGAGGTGAAATTGACTGTTCGGCGATGTGGTCCTCAACAGGCCCACCCGCTGCCGCCACCTTGCGGATAGCGAGGAATGCTTTAAGGGAACGTGCCGGACCAACTGCAATACCTGTGCTGCGCAGCAACTCTAAAACTTCGGCGTTAGTCACCGGGTCGACCGGATACCAGATGCCATCAATGATGGTATGACCACGCTCCAAATCTTCTGGTACAAGCTTTAGTGTCGCACCCCGGGTGGACGCAGAAATTAAATAGTACGGGACTCCATCATTGTTTGCCTGGATCGTCAATGACGGTGTCAACGGATAGCGTGAGACCCCAAGGCCATCGACGCTAGTAGCAATCCAAGCCTCAGCAGGCAGGCGCTCGACTAATGCGTTATAAATCTCTTCCACCGATGGGACACGTTTGTTCCCGGCGGGATCGACCAACCATAGCTCCGCCCCTCGGATTTCCCAAGTAGCCGGAGCTAGAACCTCCTTGTCATCCATATCGTAGGTGTCCGCCAAATTTTTGGTTATTCGACTTTGAACATCTATAGCATGCAAAGGGCGTATTTTCGAATTACCTCAACGGATCGCCTCGATCCATGCCAGTTTGAGCAGCCTCCTTCCCCAGCCTCAATTCTTAGCATTCGATCTGAACTTGCGTAGAATTTTCGCCGCTGCAAAAAGACGTACCTTCGTGTCGCCGATGTAGCTGTGACGCCAAAAGCGCAAGCTCGCCAGCTCAATTGCGATCCCAGTGGGCATATCTAAAGGAGGGGGATTAACCACTTTAAAAAATCGTTAATGCGTCGAAGAACATGCATTTTCGTCTATCTGTAAAAACTCATTATCGCTCATAAGCCATTCAACTATAAGGTCAACCAACTTCGACGAACGTTCTCTCTTTATTGACCTTACCGCACACTCCCAAATAATAAGTACCCTCCAGCCACTATCCCTCAGCGAAGTTACTTGCAGCCGATCTCTCGCCTGATTCTTTCCGATTTTCTCCAACCAGAAATCAGATCTCGTTTTTGGGATTTTATAATATCGACAAGCATGGCCGTGCCAAAAGCAGCCATGCACGAACACTACGGTCTTGTGTTTTGGTAATACCAAGTCGGGTTTACCAGGAAGGGACTTAACATGTAAGCGGAAGCGGAAGCCACGCGCATGTAATGCTTGACGGATGATAATTTCTGGTTTGGTATTCTGTCCCTGAATGCCAGACATCATCCTAGATCGAGTAGCTACATCCACGACATCGACCAAAATGCCCCCCCCCCTATCTAATAGCTAACTCGAACCTTCGGTCACTAAAAACTCTATCGGCGACATTAAGAGCAGCGAGATACATAGACAGATCTAACGGTAGACCTCCGAACCAAAACGTACAGATTTCTACCGTAAACCTCTCAATCCATCTATACAGGAAGAGAGAACTCCGGCTGCGGACGTTCCGCATCAGTTGTCTTTTCTTTTGCTGCCAAAATCCTGTCTTTCATCAGCCGTGCCACAGCCTCGAAAACAGGCACCGCAACCGAGTTACCAAACTGACGGTAAGCTTGGGTATCGGATACAGGGATCACGAAATTGCTCTCTCCCGGCTTGTCGAACCCCATCAAGCGTGAGCATTCATGCGGAGTAAGTCTACGCGGTCGGTTAATCCGATTCAGCTCACTGTTGAAATCCAGGCTTTCCATAAAACCGCGGTCAACCAAAATTTCCGAACCA is drawn from Pseudomonas sp. 31-12 and contains these coding sequences:
- a CDS encoding type II restriction endonuclease, which codes for MESLRQHFTGVAYKYLSGVDTSASGTSNQHEIGSNKLINILGDPDMTIARFDGEFLYLDDDAGEPLRASGRLSWYDPRRKKKRKGEEYRLYYPDNAVTSRMLEGDFCIFAKQPSNTVWVVIAPKGSTAERQLRWLFDIDVMPNNDELEVQQVDTHRAVSMAEAMILESLGLEVRLDDETWLNKLTKKFGLAFPKTAIFSSFARRTCKPKIDPLIDPDGALTAWMEHEEILFRTLEREIVQRQLDAGFDSVDHFVDFSLSVQNRRKSRVGYALEHHLAAVFEAHQLPFERQVITENRSKADFLFPGKTEYHDSLYPDAKLIMLASKSSCKDRWRQVLAEAVRVKRKHLLTLEPAISTHQTNEMESHNLQLVVPRKVMPTYTVNQQAWLMDIDGYISFVRAANN
- a CDS encoding EcoRII N-terminal effector-binding domain-containing protein; translated protein: MHEKQIVKVLSANDTGETGGHQAGILVPKEPELLSFFPVLDSTKYNPRVHLNFLDASGEYWEFAFIYYNNANFDGTRNEYRLTRMTKYTRQAGLVAGDELILSRENDRYRVSCNRKQKAQSTGKVLQLGTGWRVVQL
- a CDS encoding HNH endonuclease codes for the protein MTLDPRSLAERVSAEIGLELTGTEGQDGDGCRWFELLPAGHPAGQTFTIRTIVGWRRVDVHFRPGNFAGDLIHAMSSVDDACRRTFGAILATCREAGAEVLLTVNGTTCDYEDHTIWEYQWRSLGLLISKGMLAINGGDAETDMREIELWTSRLAAAIVALLPLEAEEIADESLEVVGLPEGAKTRIEVNRYERDRRNRAAAIAIHGYACKVCYLEMSERYGPAAAGLIEVHHVTPVSKVGPGYIVDPRTDLIPLCPNCHSAAHRRSPPFTVVELQEILQQRKKDGRAAQA
- a CDS encoding very short patch repair endonuclease, producing the protein MMSGIQGQNTKPEIIIRQALHARGFRFRLHVKSLPGKPDLVLPKHKTVVFVHGCFWHGHACRYYKIPKTRSDFWLEKIGKNQARDRLQVTSLRDSGWRVLIIWECAVRSIKRERSSKLVDLIVEWLMSDNEFLQIDENACSSTH
- a CDS encoding DEAD/DEAH box helicase: MDDKEVLAPATWEIRGAELWLVDPAGNKRVPSVEEIYNALVERLPAEAWIATSVDGLGVSRYPLTPSLTIQANNDGVPYYLISASTRGATLKLVPEDLERGHTIIDGIWYPVDPVTNAEVLELLRSTGIAVGPARSLKAFLAIRKVAAAGGPVEDHIAEQSISPLVFAPVSDDLPAGVKAKLYDYQLAGWRWLKFLLAEGLGGLLADEMGLGKTLQIISALSDSGGAPLRPALIIAPGSLLENWRREIDKFASHLKVLKHHGPHRTGRPAELHRYDVVITSYDTTIGDNSLFNMIRWRVVILDEAQFIRNPIAQRTLAVKRLKRDSGLAVTGTPVENRLLDIWSIMDFVLPGQLGDMKTFEAQFVNNLDSAAALEPLVSPLMLRRRVADVAQDLPPRIDIPQVLELDAHEAVAYDAERERINVEYGAAATLVALTSLRRFCAHPSLMVAPSSLDDPMSFSKFRRLDEIVEEIFVKGEKVIIFTSFTAMADLIARHIELQYRTFVGVIDGRLSINDRQPLIDKFSVVKGAAALVLNPKAGGAGLNITAANHVIHYNPEWNPAMEDQASARAYRRGQKLPVTVHRLLVADTVEDVVDDRLRRKREISGAAVIGVEGKDEDYGDIVAALSRSPSNRIGN
- a CDS encoding ATP-binding protein; this translates as MSNIEEIELPPDPERVIVGLRDTGYELNTAVADIVDNSIAANASAVQLWLAADMKGNIRLLIVDNGDGMDRQGLLNAMQYGSKARPSRASLGKYGLGLKTASTAFCKRLSVISRPNGRTPAMMATWDLYHVAKVNKWSLLLSDTCDQEALELLDSMAPDRAGTVVLWENVDRLIKDYADPSGKIARKALKSKEDALRHHLAMVYQRFLDVNDERAPTVTIELNGKPITPWDPFQRNLSELLAEESIETVLPDGNTATFTVRAFILPRREEFPNDELASAALLSNERQGIYIYRENRLIHDADWLGLYQKEPHSTLLRVEFSFDHKLDDAFHLDIKKSQIILNEDLAVWLQTQFLPAPRREANRRSREGQQKVISKKGVGAHDISNNNIRNREVAAGGPQVKVADLNTGEAIVENKYGTTRLKLTITSAKRPGEVFVQPVDGINNGLLFQPALIDQHKAVQINTSHPYYHKVYVPNLNRSVTMQGLDSLMWALAVAELSTLQDSTAAMLKDMRYEVSRVLEKLVETLPEPDVEQSDNDA